One genomic window of Notamacropus eugenii isolate mMacEug1 chromosome 6, mMacEug1.pri_v2, whole genome shotgun sequence includes the following:
- the ICOS gene encoding inducible T-cell costimulator — protein MKIDILLFVLLSLQAKILAENFNESAQLQLIEYHNRGLKLTCRFPEDARDFKMQLLSGTGKQKICELKKDKTGVQMTKEMVSCQADLFNTSVIFFLSDLNSTHTGHYFCSLHITFPPPYQNSTSDGVYVHIYESKSCFHLVLWLSIGIAFLLFFTGIFVGTFSYCVRKKMSQSQTCLHETNSEYMQMAAVTAAKNPGFKGISA, from the exons ATGAAGATAGACATCTTACTTTTTGTTCTTCTCAGCCTCCAGGCTAAAATTCTAGCAG aaAATTTCAATGAGTCTGCCCAGCTGCAGTTGATTGAATACCATAACAGAGGCTTAAAATTGACCTGCCGCTTTCCTGAAGATGCCCGGGACTTTAAAATGCAGTTGTTGAGTGGGACTGGAAAGCAAAAAATCTGTGAACTCAAAAAGGATAAGACAGGTGTTCAAATGACCAAGGAGATGGTATCTTGTCAGGCCGATCTTTTCAACACAAGTGTAATTTTCTTCTTGTCTGACTTGAACAGCACTCATACTGGCCATTACTTCTGTAGTCTACATATTACGTTTCCTCCTCCTTATCAGAACAGTACTTCAGATGGAGTTTATGTACATATCTATG AGTCAAAGTCTTGCTTCCATCTGGTCTTATGGTTATCTATTGGAATtgcatttctcctcttttttacTGGAATATTTGTTGGCACATTTTCTTACTGTGTAAGAAAAAAG ATGAGCCAAAGTCAAACTTGTTTGCATGAAACTAATAGTGAATACATGCAAATGGCAGCAGTGACTGCAGCTAAAAACCCTGGATTCAAAG GTATAAGTGCATAA